Below is a window of Diaminobutyricibacter sp. McL0608 DNA.
TTGCCACAGTTAGACCTTCCCGTTCCTTTGGGCGATCGATCTTTGGCGAACGGATTTCAGAGTCCGGTCGCAAGCGCGCCGAGGGCAAGGGCGAGGTGCCGACGCGTCAGGTCGGTGGCGTCCGCGTCGAGCCACTCGTGGCCGCCCCATTCGCTGCAGAGCGTGCCGGTGAATCGCGATCGACGCAGCAACGATCCGACATCGCGGAGCGGTTGCGATACGCGATCGTCCGTGTCATCGAGGTCCCAGAACTTGAGGTGGTACGCGCCGACCATGGACAGGATGCCGCGTAACGCGTCCGTCGAAGACCGCCCGAAGCGCACCAGCAGGTTCATGTACAGCGTATGCACCCGGGGCGGCACGCCTCCCGAGCGCAGCAGCGCCACGACAGCCTCCAGCGTTGCGGGTTCCAGCCACGCATCCGTCAGTCGGGCGAGGAGCTCGGGAGGGATGCCGCCGGCGGCCAGTTGCTCGAGAAATGTCGGCGGCAATGCCGGCATGAGCATGCTCGTGTCGACCAGCAGCCGGATGCGCGGGTCGTCGAGAGCCGCGATGTCGTCGATCGCGGTGGCGATCTGCGGCGCATCCGGTGCCTGTTGCCCCTGGAGTTCTTCGTAGAGTGTGAGGCCGAGCTCGTGCAGGGTGGGCTGCAGACGGCGCAGCAGCGTGGGGCCGGCCTGGCCGATCGGCAGCCTCACACCCTCGGCCCCGACATCGAACGCCGTCTGCAACTGGGGGAGCACGAATGCCAGCCGCTGGTCGTCGTCGCGTCGGCGGCTCGGCGAGAGCCAGTCGTCGATACTCACCCCGACGATGGTGACCCGGCCGCCGGCAGCGCGAAGTCGTTCGCGGAGCTCGACCGCCTCGGTGGTGGACGGCGCAGGAAATGAGCGCCAGAGCTGGCCTTCCTCGAGTTCGATGACGGAAGCCACGTCGTCGGCGGCAATGGCCACCGCGATGTCGGTCGCGGGACGGTCGGCTCGTATCACGTCCGCCGTCCAGTTGAAGGCGCTCGCCGAGAGCGTCCACGGCGTGGGGGTCGCCTCCGGAACGTCGGCTGCGCGTGCCACAGGGCGCGAGGTGGGCTCCATCGCCTGCCCTCCTCGAGCGTCCAACGATCGTTCGACGGAGAACGGGATCGTGAGCGGACCGTCCGGTCCACTCTGCAAGTAGGGCACGACGAGCGCGAAGGAGACGGTGACGATGTGGATGCCCGGCCCGAGCATCCACTCGCCGTGCAGGATGAGGCGGTCCTGCAGAAACCACCACGCGCTTTCCGTGGCCATCGCGTCGATGGCGATGGATCGATCGTCGATGTTCGCACGGAGGGACTCGCAGGTGCGGCCATCGATGACCAGGCGGAACTCGGTGACGCTCGAGAGGGGCAGGGAGCGGATCCACGGCAGGCAGACCTTCAGCGCGAAGCCCTCGCGGGTCGAGGTCAGTGCGTCGTCCTGCAGGATGGGCAGAGTCACAGCGCTCCTTCGTCAGCTTATGGACGTAAGCTACACGCTTACGTCGAAAACCGGAAGAAGTTCAGACTGGTGCTTTGACGCCCTCGATCGTCGGGCGACCCGACGCGAACCAGCGCGGGAACGTGACCTCGAACAACTCCTCGATGGCCAGCTCGGCTCCGCCGCGCAGGGGCTCCCGCTCGTCGCCGACCGAGCGGACGATGGAGAGATCGCGGGTGGCCAGCGGCAGCGAGAGCTCATAGACGCGCTGCCGAACCTCGGCGAGGAAGATCTCGCCGGCCGCCGAGACCGCACCGCCGATCACGATGACAGCGGGATTGAACATGTTGACGAGGGCGGCGATCGACTCACCGATCAGTCGCGCCGACCGCTGGACCAGAGAAATCGCGAGCGCGTCACCGTCGACAGCCGCGATCGACACCGCCTCCGGGGTGATCAGCTCGCCGCGGGCGACCAGGCCGGCGAGAATCCCGACGGCTCCTTCGTCGAGCGCGCGCGTGGCATCCCTCACGATCGCCCAGCCCGACGCCTCGGCCTCGAGGCATCCGACCTTGCCGCAACGGCAGGGGGTCTCCGAGTCGCGAACACGGACGTGGCCGATGTCCCCTGCTGCGCCGTTGGCTCCACGGTGAATACGACCGTGGGAGACGAGACCCGCGCCGATGCCGCTTCCGACCTTGCAGTAGATCAGGTCGATGGCGTCGTCGCGTCGATGACTGCGCTCAGTGAGGGCGAGGAGGTTCACGTCGTTGTCGACCCAGACCGGGACATCGAAGCGCTGCTCGAAACGTCGCCGGACATCGAAGCCGTTCCACCCCGGCATGATGGGCGGGGCGACGGGGGAGCCGGACTCGAAATCGACGGGTCCGGGGACGCCGACGGACACTGCCCAGACCGGTCCGCTCGGATGCTCGGCCAGGAGCTGGTCGATCATGCCGAGCGACATGTCGATCGTCTCAGCCGGGCCCCGGCCGATGTCCCATTCGCGGTGCGCCTCCGCGAACACCTCGCCGTCGAGAGTGGAGAGCCCGACCCGGATGTGGAGTGCCCCCAGCGCGCAGATCACGATCGTGGCCTGATCTGAACGAAAGCGAAGGGTGCGCGGTGCCCGTCCACCGGAAGACGGACCGAACTCGCCGTCCTCGAGGAATCCCATCTCGATCGCGGCCTCGACCCGTTGCGTCACGACACCACGACCGAGTCCGGTCAGCCGGCCGATCTCAGGTCTCGTTTCAGCTTCGCCCGTGCGCACGAGATTGACGACGCGCAACAGGCTCATCACTTCATCTGTTTGCGCGCCGAATCGGAGCGCCGAGTCCCTGGCCATGCTTGATTCTGACATAACGGCGGCCCTTTGCGGTCGAAAAAGGAGCAACTTAGGCGCTCTTTGCGGCCACTTGCGCGGCTGCGGAACCAAAGATGCGCCCGTTGCGACCGAGGGAATCACTTTCGTTGATTCTCTGCATAGCCAAAGACGGCTTCCCTGATATTCACCACCCCCCGATAGTTGAAACCGGGCCGCGTTCTGCCCATGTTGAAAGGATCGAGGATGATCAAGCTTCTCTCCCACTTGTCATATGTGGAGATCACGTCACCGGATGTCGAGGCGTCCGTCAGGTTCTACGAGGAACAGGTCGGGCTCACGGTGGTGGACCGGATCGGCGGCTCGGCGTACCTGCGGTGCTGGGGTGACTACTACGCCTACTCGGTCGTGGTGACTCCCGGCGACGAGCCGTCACTGGCGACGATGGCCTGGCGTACCACCAGTGCCGAGGCGCTGGATGAGGCCGCCAAACGCATCGAGGAGGCGGGCATCGCGGGCGAATGGCTCGACGACGTCCCCCAGATCGGCCGCGCCTATCGCTTTACCGGTCCGTGGGGCCACTCGATGACCCTGCACTGGGACGTGACACGCCACCAGGCGCCCGGGCACGTCGCGTCGATCTATCCGGACCGCCCGGAGAAGCGCAGCAGGGTCGCCGGCGCACCGCGCCAGCTCGACCACGTGACGATCGCGACCAGCGACGTGGACGCGTTCGCGGCCTGGTACAATGATGTCCTCGGATTCCGGATCATGGCCCGTACGGTCCTCGACGAGGCACCGATCTCGATCTTCTCGGTGCTGACCACCAATGAGAAGTCGCACGACCTCGGCGTGGTCCTCGACGGTTCGACGAGGGCCGGACGCGTCAACCACTACGCGTTCTGGGTCGACACCTACGAGGAGCTGCTCATCGCGGCGGACACCCTCATGGAGAACGGTGTCCCGATCGAATACGGACCTTCGATCCACGGAATCGGCGAGCAGACGTTCCTCTACTACCGTGAGCCGTCGACCCTGCGGATCGAGCTCAACACGGGAGGCTACCGCAACTACGTTCCCGACTGGCAGCCGAACACGTGGAAGCCGTCGCTCGGATCGAGCAACTTCTACCGCAACGGCGCGATGCCGATGTCGATGACGGAGTCCTTCCCGGCGGCCGACGGGCCGAGCGCTACAGAAGAGGGCGTTCCGGATGAGATCAAGGAAGCGCTGCTGAACCCGTACGCGGTGCAGGGTCGCGGCTGACGATGACCACGCCGAGTGAGCTGCCGGGCGACCTGGACCGGCAGGACCCGGAAGGGGAGATCCGTGCGCGCGCCGAGGCCTATCGCAACTGGGGCCGCTGGGGCGACGACGACGTCCTGGGCACCCTGAACTTCATCGATGACGCGAAGCGTGCAGCGGCGGCAGGACTCGTCAGCGACGGGATCACCGTGTCGCTGGCCCAGCCGTTCGACATGAACGGCCCACAGAAGGGCTGGCGGCGCCGCACCAATCCGGTGCACACGATGCTCGACACCGGCACCGACGCGGAGCGCGGAAACCAGGGCTTCCCGCATGGGCTGGGCGGTGCCGACGATGTGATCGCCATGCCGCTCCAGTGCTCGACGCAGTGGGACGGGCTGGGGCACATCTTCGACCACGGCTATGCGTGGAACGGACGCCGTGCGGGCGAGGTCGTCACGAGTGACGGCGACCTGATAACAGGCATCGAGCACGCCGCAAGCGTCGTCGTCTCGCGCGGCGTGCTGCTCGACCTCGGCCGACACCTCTTTCCCGGCACCGGGGAACTCCCCGATGGCTATGCGATCACGGCGGCGGATCTGCGCTCGTGCGTCGAGGCGCAGGGCCCCACGAGCCAGGTCGGCACCGGCGACATCGTGCTCGTGCGCACCGGACAATACGCGCGCGCTCGCCGGGACGGCTGGGGCGATTACGCGGGCGGCCAGGCACCCGGATTGTCCTTGTCCACCGCCGGATGGCTGCACGACACCGAGATCGCCGCGATTGCGACCGACACCTGGGGCTTCGAGGTGCGGCCGAACGAGTTCGACGTTCCCGCGTTCCAGCCGCTGCACCAGGTCGTCATCCCGAACATCGGTCTTACGATCGGGGAGATGTGGGACCTCGAGCTGCTCGCGACGACCTGCGAGAGGCTTGGCCGCTACGAGTTCCTGCTCTCCGCGCCACCGCTGCCGATCACCTATGCGGTCGGCTCGCCGATCAACCCGATCGCGGTGCTCTAGGCGGCCGGCAGTCCGCCGAACGTGTAAGCCAATAAGAACAGAGAGGTTCTGACATGACCGCAGTGAAGAAGGTCGCGATCGCCGGAAGCGGCGTCGCGGGCCTGGCGACCGCCATCCAGCTCGCCAAGGCAGGAGTCGACGTCGACGTGTTCGAATCGAAGCCTGAGTTGAGTGCACTCGGCTCGGGCATCACCCTGCAGGGCAACGCGCTGCGGGCTTTCGGCGCGCTCGGCGTCTGGGACGACGTTCAGGCCCAGGGCTACTTCTTCGAAGGGCTGACCATTCGTGCGCCCGGGCCCGATGCTCCCGCCGTCGCCGAACTCCCCGAAGTGAGGACGGGCGGCCCCGAGTTTCCGGCCGCAGGCGGAATGTACCGTCCCGACCTGGCCCGCATCCTGCTCGAACACGCGCAGGCCGCGGGAGCGCGCGTGCGGTTCGGCGCAACCGTCACTGCGGTCACCGAGTCGGTGGCGGGTATCGAGGTGGAGGTCGACGGCGCATCCGAAGGCATCTACGACCTGCTGGTCGGTGCGGACGGACTCAACTCGTCCGTGCGCGACCTGATCGGCATCGAGACGAAACCCCAGCCGACCGGCATGGGCATCTGGCGGTCGTTCGTCTCCCGGCCCGCCGAGGTCGAGCACAGTGAGTTGTATTACGGCGGCCCGGTCTACATCGCGGGGTACACCCCGACGGGCGAGGACACGATGTACGCCTACCTGGTCGAGCCGGCGCAGGACCGAAGCGGGCTCAGCGATGAGCAGGCCGTGGCGATCATGCTCGAGGAGTCGGCCGCGTACGGCGGCCCATGGAACAGCATCCGCGCCGACCTCGAAGCCGGCGCCCACGTCAACTACACCTGGTTCACGAAGCACCTGGTGCCGGCGCCGTGGAATCGCGGTCGCGCCGTCATCATCGGCGACGCCGCTCACAGCTGCCCTCCGACCATCGCACAGGGGGCGGCGCAAGCTCTCGAGGACGCCCTCGTGCTCACCGAACTGCTCACGCGAGCGGATGCCCTCGATTCGGCTGTGTGGGATGAATTTCACGCGCGCAGGCTGCCGCGCGCACAGGCGGTCGTGGATGCATCGGTGCAGCTGGGCCAGTGGCAGATCGATCACGACCGCGAGGCCGATGCTCCTGGGCTCATCTTCGGGATCGCGCGGCAGATGGCGGAGCCGGCATGAGGATCGCCCGGTGGGATGCCGACGGGATCCTCGCCGAAGGGTTCGTCGTCGGTGACGGAGTGGTGCCGTTCCCGGATGGACTGACGGTCGCCGACGTGCTCGCGCGCGGGTTGGCGGATGCTCACCAGCTCTTCGACGAGGTTAGGGACGCCGACGGAACCCCGCTCAGCGACGTGCAGTTGCTCGCGCCGCTCGTGCCCGCGGCGATCCGCGACTTCGTCGCTTTCGAGGAGCACGTCGAAGGCATCAGCGCGTCGGTCGACGGGAAGAGCGAGGTGGTGCCGGAGTGGTACCAGGCGCCGACGTTCTACTTCACGAACCCCCACACGGTGCTCGGCCCGAACGATCGGGTGAACCCACCGGTGACGGAACGTCTGGATTTCGAACTCGAGGTGGCCGCCGTCCTGGGTCGCGCATCCGGAATCGGCGAGTCCAATCTGACGGCCGCCGACGCGGCATCGGTGATCTTCGGCTACACGATCATGAACGACTGGTCCGCGCGGGACGTTCAGTCGCGCGAGATGAAGGTGCGGCTCGGCCCCGCCAAAGGCAAGGACTTCGGCACCAGTCTCGGCCCGTGGATCGTGACCGCCGATGAATTCGCGCCGTGTGTCGACGCCGAAAGTTTCCTCGCCATCCGTGCCGAGGTCTTCGTCAACGATGAACTGATCGGCCACGACCTCGTGTCGAACATGGGGTGGCCGTTCGGCGAACTCGTCGCGTACGCCTCACGGAACTCCCGCGTCGTGCCCGGCGACGTGCTCGGGTCGGGAACGACCGGCAACGGTGGCTGCCTCGCCGAGTTGTGGGGTCGGCGCGGCGAGCTGACTCCGCCGCCGCTCGCAGAAGGCGACGTGGTGCGGATGGTCGTGGAGGGCATCGGCGAACTCGTCGGCATCGTCGGTGCATCCGTTCCCGCACCCGAGCTGCCGTCGGCGCGCGTACGCAGCCGGGCGCGAACGCGAGAGGATCGGGTCGCGCCATGACCCGTGACACAGGGCTCGAAGGAGCGACGGTCGTCGTCACCGGTGCCGCGCGGGGGCAAGGCGAGGCGGAGGCGCGGCTGCTCGCTGAGCTCGGCGCGCACGTGATCGCGACCGATGTGCGCGACCCGGCGGCCGGTGCGCTCACCGGCATCGAATTCCGCCACCTCGACATCACCGACGAAGGGGAGTGGGCCGTATTGGCTGCGGAACTCACGGCGGCGCTCGCGGGTGCGCCGCTGCGTGGGCTCATCAACAACGCGGGAGTCACCCACCGCGCCGGCATCGATCAGACCGAGCGGGCCGACTGGGACCGCGTGATCGCCGTCAACCTGACTGGGCCGATGCTCGGGATGCGCGCGCTCGCGCCGCTCATGGCTCAGGGTTCGTCGATCGTGAACATCGGGTCCGTCGCCGGGCTCACGGCGCACTACACGGCCGCCTATACAGCATCCAAGTGGGGTCTTCGCGGGCTCTCTCGCGTCGCCGCAACCGAATACGGTCCGCGCGGAATCCGAGTGAACACGATCCATCCCGGTTTCATCGAGACGGACATGACCGCGAACGCGCCCTCCGCGATGCGGGCATCCCAACTCGAGCTCACGCCGCTGGAGCGCCTCGGAGAGTCAGCGGATGTCGCCGGTCTCGCGGTGTTCCTGCTGTCGGATGCGGCGGCCTACATCTCCGGCGCCGACATCCCTGTCGACGGGGGATTCACCTCGTCGGCGGGCACCAAATACATGGCCGATCGCATCGCTGCAGAGCGTGCGGGCGGATCTGCGCAATAGAAGAGAAGGAACCTCCGATGTTCATGTACTTCCCTACCAACTACGTGTGGAGCCTCGCCGTCGTGGCGACCCTCAACAACGGTGGCTACATCGACGAGGTCGATCGGGCGTGCAAACCGGTTCTGCTCGCATCGCAGAACGGCGACGACGCGGGAACGGCGGAACTCTACGCGGCGTGGGCGGCCGTCGCTGACCGGCTGGTCGCGAAGGCCCAGGATGACGAAGCCCGCGGTCGGCGCATCGGCGCGGGTGAGACGTACTATCGCGCTTCGCTCTACACGTCGCAGTCGGAGCGGCTTCAGTCGCCGCGGTGGGAGGGGCGTAACGCGGCCTACCAGAAGTCGATCGACCTGCTCCTCAAGCATGTGGAGCTGAGCGGGATCCCACTGACCCGCGTCGAGATCCCCTATGAGGACTCGTCGTTGCCCGGCTACTTCTACCGCGCACCGGGCGACGGGCCGCACCCGGTGATAATCCAATGGAACGGCCTCGACTCGACCAAGGAGATGATGTACTACTCCGGCTTCCCGGCCATGCTCGCCGAGCGCGGAATCTCGACGCTCATGATCGACACTCCCGGCTCGGGGGAAGCGCTGCGCCTCCGCGGCTTGACCGCCCGCTACGACACGGAAGCCTGGGCGTCTGCCATCGTGGACTGGATCGAAGAGAACGCGGCCGACCTCGACGCGGACCCCGATCAGATCGGGATCGTGGGCTGGTCCCTCGGCGGCTATTACGCGCCGCGGGCTGCGGCCTTTGAGAAGCGACTCAAGCTCGCTGTCGCATGGGGCGCCAACCACGACTGGGCGGCTGTGCAGGAGGCGCGGCGCAATCGTGAGGGCGAGAACCCTGTACCGCACTACTGGGACCACGTGTTCTGGGTCTGGGGTGTCGACAACATGAACGAGTTCATCGAGAAGACCAGCCACATGCACCTCAACGGCGTCGCCGACAAGATCACCGTTCCACTCCTGATCACTCACGGGGCCGGCGACCGGCAGATCCCGGTGAAATACGCTCACGAGACCTACGATCAGGCCGTCAACAGCGCGGGGCGGGAGTTACGGATCTTCGACGATCCAGAAGGCGGCACCGAGCACATCTCGATCGACAACATGCCCTACGTCGCGGGGATCATCGCCGACTGGGTCGCAGAGACGTTCTCGTCGTTGTCGGCGGCCGACACGGACGCTGTGGCGTAACGGCGATGTCCCCGGGCCGCTTGGAAGGCAAGATCGCCGTCATCACGGGGACCGCCGGCGGCCAGGGGCGCGCGGCCGCACTGCTGTTCGCGCGTGAGGGCGCGACGGTCATCGGATGCGACCTCAACGTCAGCGGGAGCATCGAGACCCTCGCGATGGTCGAAGAGGCCGGCGGTTCGATGCAGAGCACGCATCCGCTGGATCTGACCGACGATCACGCGGTCGCGGCCTGGATCTCGGCGATCGGCGTCGCGCACGGCCGGATCGACATCCTCTATGCGAACGCGGGCGCGACGAAGTTCGCCCCCGTCGATCAGACGACCGCCGCCGAGTGGTCCTGGGTTCTGCGGCACGAACTGGACATCGTCTTTCTGCCGGTGATGCGGGCGTGGCCCTACCTGAAGCAGTCGGCGGGAGTGGTCGTGCTCGTCGGTTCGACGGCCGGCATCTCCGGGTCGATGACCAACACCCGAATCGCGCACACCGCGACCAAGGGGGGAGTTGTCGCGATGACGAAACAGCTCGCGGCTGAGGGTGCGCCCTTCGGGATCCGGGTCAACTGCGTCAGCCCGGGAATGATCCGCACCCCGGCGACCGAGGGCGACCTGCTCGCTGCCGATCATCCAATGCGGACAATCGAGTCATCGATTCCGCTTCGCCGGATCGGGCGCCCGGAGGAGGTCGCGGCGTGCGCACTCTTCCTGGCGAGCGACGACGCCTCATACGTCACCGGTGCGAACCTCATGGTCGACGGGGGCTGGTCGGCTGTCCTTCCGGGGTAGCCACGGGACAGCCTTCTCAAGCCGCCGCAACTCGGCATCCGCATCGCCAACCGATAGATACAGCTCTTGGAAGCGTTGGTCGCCCCGCACAGTGATTCCGAGCGCCTCACCACGCCCGGAGTAGTTCCAGAAATGACGCTCGCCGTTGAGATGGAAGGTCCCACACACCTTCCCCAGGAAGTCGAGCCCTGGGCCACGCCAACCGATTGGAATTCGGAACGGATTTCGCTCCACCCGCGCGGCAGTAATGCTCTCCAGGGGAACGACAACCGCTCTACGGCAACACCACAACCGGTCAAGCCCCCGCGGTTTGACCGTCAGAGTGTCAGAGCTGATTTCCAAGAGCGTCCTATCGGACATCGATAGCCTCGCGTTCTCGGTATTGGTCTAGGTTCGGGCTCACCGTGCATTAGGAGAAGACGCGGCGGGCTCCGATTCATTACGCGGCGGCCTCGCATCACGGTGGGCCATGAGAAGGGACCCAGGCGATAGATCCCGCACTGTCGAGCTTCCTGCTGCGCTGAAACTCAGGCAAAGGATCCCGCGGACACGTAATGAACACATCAGATGCGCGTCCCTCTTAGTGGATGTGCGCCGCGTGGTTCCAGGTCGCCGCGCAGTTAGGAGTTGCTCATGAAGAAACACAGAGATGCCGAGGGGCTGATTTCGTGCCGGTCGTGCGATCGTCGCATGTCGCCTCGACAGTGCTCAGCGAACTTTCGAATGAGACGTCGGCCAATTTGGTCTGCCAAAGCACGTCGAATTGGATCGAGGACGTGGTGAACCTTTGAAGCTCTGGGATCGCGTACTGCGCTTCTGTCGCCACAACTGGGAATGGTGGGTTGGCGGGAACGAGGGCGGCTCAGGCAACGTGCGCCGCTGCACCCGCTGCGGTATCGAGCTTCCAGAACAATAGGGAGCCGGAATCGAATCTGAAATGGGGACACGTCGGGCCGGCCATTCGTCATCGTCACCCGACGTTCGGGGCCTCACTGAGCCATTCGATCGCCGCGTCGCGGAAGTGCCGCGACGTCGGCGCGTTGAAATGGTGCCGATCCGGGATGGTGAAGAAGTGACCTCGGGACGCGGCGTGAGCGAGGCGTCGTGAACGTTCGACGATCGCATCCTCGCTTCCGGTCGCGAACAGGATGGGTTGGCTCGGCGCGTGAGCCGGCGACGGTTCGGGGCCCCCTCGCATCCCGTTGACCAGGGCGACCAATGCCCGAAGGTCGTTGTTCGGCATCGCCGACGCCATCGTGAGGTAGGCGTTCGTGATCCGGTCGGTCACGGGCTCACCCGTGTCGAGGAAGTCGAGCGCCTGGTCGGTGCGGAATCGGGTGAGCGGCTGACCGTCCGGTATTCCGCCCAGCACGGCCCGCGTGATCCGGTCGGGCGCGTCGAGGGCGACCTGCCAGCCGACACGCGCCCCGAGTGAATAGCCGACATAGTGAGCCTCGTCGATCAGGTAGGTGTCGAGCACGTTCAGGATGTCCTGCACGAGCCGGTCGAGGTTGTAAAGGGCCGGATCGTGCGGTTTGTCGCTCGCCCCGTGACCTCGCTGGTCGACGCCGATCACGTGGAAGCCCGCTCGGGTCAGATCGCGGGTCCACCCGGTGCGCATGAAGTTGAGGATCGCGCTGGATGCGAACCCGTGAACGGCGAGCACGGTGGGAGCATCCGGGTCGCCCCACTCGTAGGTGGCGAGTTTGAGCCCGTCCGATGACATGACCACGTGTGCGGGTGGCGGCTCAGGCAGTTTCACGATTCATAGTCTGCCCATAGACGAGCAGCTGGAGCAGTAGCAGGAGACGGTGTTCGATTTCGAGTGGGGCAACAGGTACCGTTTGGGCACGGGTCGCACAGCGTCGGGCAACGCGGATCCGTCGCGCCTTGCTGTCGCAGCCTGGATCCGGCCCGCTGAGCCCGTTGGGCGAGCCGGGACTCGCAGTCGACCTCGCGCGGGTGAGCCAGACCCTTCCGGACTCCAGTAACCCGGCCAACGACATGGGGATCATCGGTCTCGCGAGCTCCCTGCCCTCGTCGGTCGTGCCCGCGCTGCTGCTGATCGGGGCCACGGTCGCGAACCCGCAGAACTTCCCCGCGCTCTTCATCACCGGAGCGATCGCTGCCGCTATCGGAGCGCTGCTGATCATCCCGATCCGCGGAGTGAAGTAGGGAACTGCTCGCCGGGCCCATCCGGCTTGCGCCCGTCTCACCGACGGCATAGCATCGCAGAAACCGACCACTCGACGGTTTTCCGCATTTCTTTGCTCGATGGAGACGCTTCGCGATGACCGACCTGCTCACGCGCACGCCGTCAGCCGTGCGCGCCGTGCTCCGGAGTCCGCTCTACCGCGGTTCGACCGTCGCGCTGTTCCTCTCCGGGCTCGGAACCTCGGCAGCGGCGCCGCAGATCGCGCAGTTCCTGGTCAAGGATCTCGGGGCGTCGCTCACGGTCGCAGGCCTGTACTACCTCACCAACCTCACGGCGCCGATCGCCGGCTATCTGATCGGACGCCGGTCCGACCGCACCGGTCGCAGACTCGGCCTCTTCCGGTTGAGCGCTGCGGCCGGTGCTCTCGGCTGGTTCGCCATCGCCTTCTCCGGTCAGCTCTGGATGCCGTTCGTCATCAGCGCCGTCATCCTGGGCTTCGCCGGCGCCGCGGCGTCGCAGCTCTTCGCCGCGATCCACGACGAGCTCGCGGCCTCGCCGACGCCGGCCGGAGACGGTGTCGTCTCGATCGTTCGCATGGCTCTGACGTTCGGGTGGGTGATCGGCCCGGTCGCCGGATCGTACCTCGCTGCACAGACCAGCCTCCGTGTGATGCTGATCGCGACCGCCGTCTGCACCCTCGCCCAGATCATCCCCCTCGGAAGGCTGCGTGAGGGAGCAGGGGCAGCGCCCGCCACCGAGCATGAGGGTCCGGCCGCACGCGCGCACGTGCCTGTGCGGGCGATGGTCCCGCTTCTCGCGTTCACCGGGCTGTATATCCTCGTCTACGCC
It encodes the following:
- a CDS encoding SDR family NAD(P)-dependent oxidoreductase — translated: MSPGRLEGKIAVITGTAGGQGRAAALLFAREGATVIGCDLNVSGSIETLAMVEEAGGSMQSTHPLDLTDDHAVAAWISAIGVAHGRIDILYANAGATKFAPVDQTTAAEWSWVLRHELDIVFLPVMRAWPYLKQSAGVVVLVGSTAGISGSMTNTRIAHTATKGGVVAMTKQLAAEGAPFGIRVNCVSPGMIRTPATEGDLLAADHPMRTIESSIPLRRIGRPEEVAACALFLASDDASYVTGANLMVDGGWSAVLPG
- a CDS encoding alpha/beta fold hydrolase, which codes for MKLPEPPPAHVVMSSDGLKLATYEWGDPDAPTVLAVHGFASSAILNFMRTGWTRDLTRAGFHVIGVDQRGHGASDKPHDPALYNLDRLVQDILNVLDTYLIDEAHYVGYSLGARVGWQVALDAPDRITRAVLGGIPDGQPLTRFRTDQALDFLDTGEPVTDRITNAYLTMASAMPNNDLRALVALVNGMRGGPEPSPAHAPSQPILFATGSEDAIVERSRRLAHAASRGHFFTIPDRHHFNAPTSRHFRDAAIEWLSEAPNVG
- a CDS encoding MFS transporter, coding for MTDLLTRTPSAVRAVLRSPLYRGSTVALFLSGLGTSAAAPQIAQFLVKDLGASLTVAGLYYLTNLTAPIAGYLIGRRSDRTGRRLGLFRLSAAAGALGWFAIAFSGQLWMPFVISAVILGFAGAAASQLFAAIHDELAASPTPAGDGVVSIVRMALTFGWVIGPVAGSYLAAQTSLRVMLIATAVCTLAQIIPLGRLREGAGAAPATEHEGPAARAHVPVRAMVPLLAFTGLYILVYAGEPIKYAYLPIYMNEQLHLPAALSGAIIGIQPLVELALMPVAVVVARRTGMIPLMVVGALFGMGANLLFATTGTAVGLFAGQLLMGGVWGIFAGLGIIVAQRLLPVAVATASAIFITAPALSSALGGLVGGIGAGTIGLPLVFLIPSLFALLASIGLVLLHRRVGNPA